In Nicotiana tabacum cultivar K326 chromosome 10, ASM71507v2, whole genome shotgun sequence, the DNA window aaataaatataaacaaatattttttttgcaCAAAAATTCTGATTCCCATATTACTTCTTTGACTGAGAATTGAGTAAATTATCTAGGAGATTTacttaattcatgaaatatacaCTAATAATATTCCAAGTTACTTAAAATATAATTACATGTAGCTCTTCATTATGAGTATAATTTGCAATAGCATATTAAAATACTGATCGACAGTGTTAAAGTTCTTAAACCGTTAGGGGTTGTTTAGTTCGAATACATATTAGGGATTAGTTATACTGAAATTAGTTATGTTGTGATGATTAGTTATACTGAAATTAGTTATGTTGGGATTAATTAGTTATTCAGGTATTATTCCATTTTAATTGTTTGGTATTATATATTAATCCTGGGATTGTTAATTTTATTGTTTTATCTAGAGATAACTTATCATGTGATTATTATTCCATCCTCTGGCAGATATAAGTTATTCCGGTACTATTTTTAATTATGCGATAACTTATTATTCCAAAATTAGTAACCAAACAAGGGATAAGGTGGTACAAAATTTTTTATCTCAAGATTATTTTTGTTTAGCAtatcataccaaacgacccccgAGTGTATATAGTAAGATTTTCTTTCCCGGCTCAATGTATATAATAAGTATATCCTTCTCTCCAAAAGAACAGCCAGGATTTGAAATTGTTAGATTCGAAAGTATAGTTTTTTTAAGTTATTGAATTCGACCGAACTTGTAACATGTACACTGATTCTGTCCCTTCTTCTCTCATATGGCTACAACACTCAGTGAAACCAAAGTATTAATACTAGCTACTGATTTCCCTGATCCACTCGTGTAATTTATCATGCTGTCACAAGTCTcatatttcgtattctgtatttcatatctcttatattgctgttattttattatgcatttttatggtactaatatatcatctcctgttgctttttttgagccgaaggtctcctggaaacagtctctctacccttcggggtaggggtaaggtctgcgtatatattaccctccccaaaccccacttgtgggattatactgggtcgttgttgttgttgttgttgttgttactcctAATTGAGTCTTctacttttatcttttttttgttgtggaTTAATAGATTATAATAGACCATAATTATGTTCTCTAAGAAAGGTTTAGTAAAGCAAATTATGGCCTTTGGTATCTAGTATAGTGACATATAGATTGTGCTAAAGACTACATATATAATGAGAGTAACGGACTTCCTTGAAGTATTGAAGGGAGGTTGGGttgtgggggtggggtggggttggGGGATGGTTATCATACAAACCTTGTAAATTCAAATAtgcaaattttgaagaaaaaaaatatgctTATTTTAAGATAAAGATGCTTTACTTAATATAATATCTTGCTTTACATATTAGTGGCAGACAAGTCAAGACAAGACAAGTACGACAGATCCACTGAGTTAAACAGTACGCACATATATCAATGTGTATGAATAGTTTGTCAAAGTTttcatttttatgaaaaatattccttgaacAAGAATGATTTGATTTTATTTACTTATTAGATATTAGGGTCCTTCAtgttaaaaaaaatgaattatGCTCACATATTATTATGCTGATATACAAGAACCATAGTGTAACATTTGTAAAATGATGCCCACATTCCATGTACATAATCCCCAAATTCTCAGGTGCAAATTTTAAAATAAGATTATCAATGTGGAACATTTTTGTGGAAAGAAAATGTTAATAAGATACTTGAATTTCTTCTTATGAGTTGTTATCTCATTATACACGTAAGTGGCAAACAAGACAAGACAAGAAAAGTATAGTAAAACCATTTGAATTAAAGTGGAATATAATCACACCCTTATGAATGAAAAGCTAATAAAGATCTTCATTAGTAAAAGAGTTTCCTTTGACAATAATGATATCATTGTGACTATATCCtaaaatgcatgcaacatgtattgtATATATTGCTGTATTTAACGTCTTGGTAGAAAACAACCTAAATTTACATGTTATTATAAGATAAACTTCAACCAAATTAAAGAGCTAATCTTTCATTCTTATTTGACATTCCTCCCTACTAAGGAAGCATTATCCTATAAAGGGCAATATTTTGTCTCCAactgtccccccccccccccaacccacacatacacacacaataAATTGAAattaagaagaaaacaaaaataaattttctaCAAAGTTGGCATATTACAACAATAATAAATCCAGTGAAATCCAACAAACGGGGTTTGAGGAGAATAGTGTGTACGCAAATCTTACTTCTGATTTATGAgaatagagaggttatttccgatagacaAAGTGGCATATTGTTCAATATATTTAATGATGTCAAGATAAACAAACCGTTCAAGAACTAACGATATGTTTAGGCAAAGATAAGCAGAAAAATTCAAGAAAATCAGCAAATTGAAGagaaaagaagatgaagaaaatcacatcaaaccaacaCTTTGAATGCAAAAATACCAATAGAACATCTGGAAAATAATAAATCTGGGTAGCCAAATACACCTCCTAGCTAGAACAAGTTAACTTCAATCAATGTATGTTCCACAATACAGTTAGCAACCTCAAGTAAATCAAACCACTTACCTCCCAAGAAAAACTTCTTGTCAACCATCTTTgattcttctcttcttttaacCTACTTTTGATCATCTCTTGTGCTGAAATTGAAAAATAACTTACAAACTGTCTTATACTTGGGACTAAGTTATcgtcaacaataacaataactatgcctcaatcccaaacaagttggagTCGGCTGTATGAATCCTCGTAATACTTAGTTATTGCCGccgccaccaccaccaccaccaacaacaacaactatgtcTCAATTCCAAACGAGTTGGGGTCGGTTGTATGAATCCTCATAATACTCAGTTATCACCACCCTTGCTTAATTTCAATTCATAATTCTCCCATAAGTTTTGATCAGCATCTCCCATTAAGTACCTAAAACAGCTACCATCACTTATCACATTTTGATCATTTGATACATGTCTTGCTTCACAATATGATCTCCCTTGTTGTTCATTGTTGATTTGGACATTATAACATGAACTTGTagaattctcttttcttttcttgttgcaCTTCATTAAGTAGCCATTTATGCTATCCCATTTATTTTTGCAAACTATAGCACTTTTATCATATCCCAAACAAGCCATTTTTGCAGCTATTTCTTCCCATAAAACTTCATCTCCTGAAAACCCCATTTGTTGAAATCTTGATTCCAAGCTAGTTCTAAGTTGTATTAACCTAGTAATCTCACTTTCAGGCCAATGTTCATCTTTCACATTATCATTTTGATGCTCATTTAACCCCTGAAATTCGGTTTCTTGATCAGAAGATGGATTAGTAGTTATACTACTCTTTGATTCTTTGCTTGTTAATTTGTGCAATGCATCCATTAATGTAGCATCACGAGCTTCAATCCATGCTCTCTCATTAGCCCAAAATTTATGCTCTCTTTCGATACGAATTTTCTCTTGATTTCTCCATTCTTCTTCTCTTAaaatcctttctttttctttattctcaaTCATCTTCAtcattttctcaaaccaagcttcttgtttttccattAACTTCCTCATTTGTCCATCAATAAAATCTTTTATCTTAGCCTTTAAACTCCTCTTCCCTCTTCTCTTCTTGCTCTTTTCTTTCGAATTTTCGTTGACATCACTATCATCAGATGAAGTAGTATTGAAATCAGAAGAATTTGAGAGGCTAAGACTATCAGATAGCTTAGGAGCTAATTGATGGAAATTATGAGGATCgtgattattgttgttgttgctgctgttgttaACGGGATTGTAAGGAAAATGACTTTCGACATGATGTGTTTCTGATACTGAGGTTGTATTAACATTGCTTGTTTCACCATATAAAGCTTCAAGTTGTCGAAAAAATCGATAATGTTTACCATCTTGTCTTCCAGCTTTTCCTTCTTTAGTCTTCTTGTAATACTTATACAAGTTCTCAAATTTCTCTCTACACTTCTTCCCAGTCCTTTGGTATCCATGTTCCTCAGACATAATCCTACAATTATAGCAAATAAAAGGTAAAGAAATTAATGTAATTCTTGGAGCATATGTAAATTAGTATATGTCAAACAATTTAAATGGAGCAACATGATGGTTAATGTTCATAGCAGATTTCAACTTGCTTGAGATTGAAATGTCCATGTTATAACAAATAAAAGTGATTTGATAGTAAAAAGAAAATTTCTTGCAATACGGTGTATATA includes these proteins:
- the LOC107764991 gene encoding trihelix transcription factor PTL-like: MEDQYGMADLRQYMNGRQLFASVQPPELLPAITHQHRNLVGPGHNQYDMVMGLAQVPAHGLPPHHHQHHEFLPDSSTTAAAAAAATTSSAGFSGLEMEAAAGGGDGSGRWPRQETLTLLEIRSRLDSKFKEANQKGPLWDEVSRIMSEEHGYQRTGKKCREKFENLYKYYKKTKEGKAGRQDGKHYRFFRQLEALYGETSNVNTTSVSETHHVESHFPYNPVNNSSNNNNNHDPHNFHQLAPKLSDSLSLSNSSDFNTTSSDDSDVNENSKEKSKKRRGKRSLKAKIKDFIDGQMRKLMEKQEAWFEKMMKMIENKEKERILREEEWRNQEKIRIEREHKFWANERAWIEARDATLMDALHKLTSKESKSSITTNPSSDQETEFQGLNEHQNDNVKDEHWPESEITRLIQLRTSLESRFQQMGFSGDEVLWEEIAAKMACLGYDKSAIVCKNKWDSINGYLMKCNKKRKENSTSSCYNVQINNEQQGRSYCEARHVSNDQNVISDGSCFRYLMGDADQNLWENYELKLSKGGDN